The Gavia stellata isolate bGavSte3 chromosome 30, bGavSte3.hap2, whole genome shotgun sequence nucleotide sequence CCAGCCCTGCAGTCTTTCCAGACTAACCCCAGGGCTGGCAGACCCCAAACCCTAGGAAGGAGCAAGCAgcccttttgttttctcccGCTGATTAGCCAATCTGCAGCGTTAATCATTGACCCAGGTGCATGGCAGGGAAACCTGAGCTCCCCAGGCTGATCCCCACCTGCTCCCAACCCCAGAGCTGGCCACATTTGGGTGTGACATCCCGGCACCCCAAGATGCTGCATAGGAAGGGGCAGCTGTGGTGGAGGGAGTGCACTGGGAGCAGGGGCTGCGCCGGGGGCGTCCAAGCTGCTTAGTGGGAGCAGTGGGGATGCggctgctggtgctggctgggatGGCCCTGACAGCATGGGCTGGGGGGGATAAACCAGACATGCAGAAACACCATCCCAGTGCGGAGGAGTGAACTGGTCCTCGCGGTGGCAGTGATGCAGGAGGATCTAGGTGCCTGGCCTGGGGGTTACCATGCCTCAACCCTCAGCCTGAGCCTGTGCCAAGCCGCTCGCTGTGTAAAACACTTCCCAGAGCAGTTGATCAGCCCGCAGTGGGCACTGCCCGGGGTGAATCCAGGGGTGTCCTGGGCCGGTTTGGTTGCAGCACTGGGACTTGCCCCCAGAGCAGCGGCTCACTTCCATCCCACCCGCATCCCACCCTCGCTCCCCATGCCGGGGCAGGAAGCGTGGGCAGAGGGCGTCAGGCTCTGGGCCGGTGTCCAGGGAGCCCCAGGAGCCGCCACCACATCGCCATCTCGCCTTTGTTTTGGAAAGCCAAGCCAGGAAGGAAGCGAGCAGTGAAAAGCACCgcgtggggaggaggggacggGACCGGACGGGTTTCCACCGCATAACCATTAGCCAGGCGAGGTGGTGGCAGCTGGGCGAGCCGGCCGCCCGGGCAGGAACAGCCGCTCGGGGCAGAACAATAGCAGCCCGAGgggaataaattattttccactgAATTGGGCTAGACCTCGGTCTCCTCCCACTGCCCCGCTCAGGGACAGGCCACTAGACCAGGGATTAGCTGTGCcagcaaaggaaggaggaaaatctCCCGCTGTGGGTGAGTGAATGGCTGGTGCTGTTTCCCAAAACCCGTTTCAGCTTGAGCACGGACACCCGGGGTGTTCCCTGCCTGGTTTCACCACATCACCATCCCTTCAGCTCCTCCTGTTCGGCGgagagccccagccctgccgagCACCTGTGCCCTCGGTGTGGGTTTCTTATAACCCCTGCAGAGAACGGAGCAGCCCCCAAAAGCCCTTGGACTGCTGCAGGGGTTCAGCCAAGGGTCTTGAGGTCGTGGTGGCACTGAGCATCATCCCGGCTGGACCTGCCCCGATGTCCCTCCCCGGGACAAGGGGCTGCTCGTCCTGCTGCCATGTGGAGACAGGTCCGCGCTAGGCAGGTGGGATGATACGTGTCCTGGGGATGGacccctgctccccacctcgCCGAGGGTCTCCCCAGCTCTGATCCTCTCTCCCCAGCTCATGTCCCTGCCGAGCCCTGCATGGCCCCAGCGAGACGAGCCTCCCCCCTGCGGCACTGCCACCAGCCTCCCGCCAGCCTCCTCCGACAGCGACTCCGGCTGTGCCCTGGAAGAGTACCTGGAGCCCCCCGCGGACCCCACTCCCCCTGAGGTGGGCAGCATTTCGGCTCTCGCAGGGCTTCCTTTGCTCCCcgctctcccccagccctgcgggtGCCATCCATGGGTGGCACccgcagcccagcacccccagccccagcatgGAACACGCATTTTAGCAGCCTCGAGCAATACAGCTTAATCCCCTTAAAAATCTGCTTGTTTCTCTCTCCCGTGCGACATCCCAAGGTCCCGGTGAGCTTCGGCACCCGCTCGCCGCAGCCTGCCTCTCCCGCCGACAGGAACCGGCTCCGCGACAgagccctcctgcagcagctgcctcctcaggACTGCGATGTAAGACGTGCTATTTGTTGggtgctgcccaccctgggCTTCGCCCACCGTGCGTCCCCTCACCTCCACCTCCCTGCGCAGGAGCGGTATTGCCCCGACCTcgtggaggaggagaggaggcagctaCGAGCATTCAGTGCCCGACGGAGACGGGaggccctggggcaggggctggcatgTCCTGTGCCAGGTCCCTGCCATGGCTGTCCCTGCAAGAAGGTGAGGTATCCTCCCCCCCGCACCGGGCAGCACCCATTCCCCAGTGGGGACCCGTCCCCAAAAGCCAGCCTGACCCCAAACCCTGCGTCCCTCTGCCTTGCAGTGCGGCAGGAGGCTGAACAAAGGGGACCCGGGGATTTCGGCATCCCGGCTGGGGGACCAGTTCTGGCACCCGTCCTGTTTCTCCTGCCACTTCTGCCACCAGCCGCTGGTGGACCTCATCTACTTCCAGCAGGACGGGAGGATCTACTGCGGCCGGCACCACGCCGAGCTCTTCCGACCCCGCTGTGCCTCCTGCGACCAGGTGGGTGCCGGGCAGGGGAGAGGCTTTTACCtcccttttgctgttgttaaaaGCTCCTGTGCTTGGCCAGGGGCTGCAAATGCAGCAagagctgctggtgggcagGAGGACAGGTTCCTTCCTGAGCCTTGCAGAGAGCCCTGTGCCGAGGCACGGGgactcctcctctctcctcgGCACAGCAAAGCATCCTCCGAGCTACGGGTTTTCTAGCTGGGTGCTTAGAGGATGGGTTGTTTTGCCCCCCCTTCAGCTGATCTTCATGGAGGAGTGCATCGAGGCGGAGGGCCGGCgctggcacctggagcacttCTGCTGCCTGGAGTGCGACGTGCCCCTGCGCGGGCAGCGCTACGTGATGAAGAGCGGCCGACcctgctgctgcggctgctTCGAGAGCCTCTTTGCCGAGCCGTGCCAGGCCTGCGGGGACCCCATCGGTATGGCACCCGTCCTCCCCTTCCCGGGGCAGGGTGCAGCGGGGCTTCCCTGCCTGGGCAGGCAGGACGTGGGCTGGGAGGGCTGCGGAGCCAGAGCCCTGCGGCTCGGTGCGGAGGATGGGGTTTGGCACGCGGTGGTGGGAAGAGCCTCCCCCTCACCCACGGTTGCCCCTCAGGTGCCGACAGCGAGGAGGCCACCCACCAAGGGCTGCACTGGCATGCCCGAGCcgcctgcttctgctgcagcctctgccgAAAGCCACTGCACGGGCAGCCCCTCACCTCCCGCCACGGCCGGCTCTTCTGCTCCGAGACCTGCAGCCTGGGACAGGACACATCCTCCACCGCCTCCGACTCCTCCGACTCGGCTTTCGCCTCAGCCCCATCCCCTGACTCGACACCCCTCTCCCGAGCCGGCCCCGGCGGCAGGACCGCGCCGGGGACGGGCAGCACCTCGGCGGCCGGAGGCTGCACACAGCGGGTGGAAGGGGCTGGTAGGGATCCTGCTGCTCCGCTTGCTATgtggcgggaggggagggggagcaaAACCAGGCTCTGCTCAACCCCTGGGTACTTTATGGGGTATGTTGCATGGGTACAGCCCAacccagggctggagcagcagcgACAAGCCCCGAGCCGAACTCCCGCAGGAGGGCGAGCGCTGGCAGCTGGGGTTTGGTTGGTACAACCCTCCGTTGCATCCTGAGGCAGCCCTCGCTGCACGGGGGGCTGTGGCAAGGCAGGCTCAGCCTTCCCCTTCCTCACCCATCCTTGCTATCCTTCTTCCAGAGGCATTTCTGGATCAAGCCTCCGTGCATCCAGCATTCAGGAGCCTGGAGGACTGTGGAGCACCTGCTAAGGAGCGGAGCAGGGATGCTGCGTATGCAGGGATGCTGGGACCACCAGCCGGACACCCTTCggacccccagcccagcacagaggGTCCCAATGGGCCTGGAGCCCCCAACCACCCAGTTTTGGGGGGCCCTGACCCCCGAACACCTGCAGGCCATGGAAACCCACACTTCCGAGCGGGCACATCTCCTGCCCGACACAGCCCACAGCCGGAGGACATCGACCTGCAGGACATCACGGAGGAGGATGACTCCTGGTGTCCCACCTGCTCTTCATCTTCGGACTCGGACTCGGAGGAAGAGGGTTTCTTCTTCGGGAAGCCCATCCCCAAGCCCGGGATGAGCTCCCTAGGCagggagcccctggggagggCCGGGAGCAGGACGGCAAAGCCACGGGGCAGCAGCAAGCACTGCAGCGTGTCCTAGCAGCGGGGACCGGGGGGTCCTGGATGGGCACTGCCATCCTGCCAGTCCCTGCCAGGTCCTGCCATGGTCTCAATACGTTCCAAGCGCGTTTTGGACGCAGCCCAAGGCGGTGGGGAGAAGCCGCTGGGATCCttccccccagcagctgctggcaaaGCACAGCCTGCAATTCCTGCCGGCCTCTCCCGCAATTAGGAACAGGTAAAGCAGGTAGGGAGCAGAGAGCCGGCAGTCCGCACCAGGGCTCCCATCTCTGACAAGGCGGCAGCCGCAGAGAGCAGCCGCGCACAGGGGAGGGTGGCCGGGTGCTTAAGACaagggcagctgcctgcatcgccccactgcagggctgctgctggggacccATGGGGACAGGAGGGGTGCTGGCTGCCAGGGTCGGATCCTTCCCTGGGACACATTGTTGAAGGATAAGTGCCACTGCCAGATGCTCTCCATCCCTGGTGGCACTGTGCCCTGCTGCCACCACGGGgaggggaccggggggggggcagcgctACTGCTGCCCATGACGATGCTCCAATAAAGTTCGGCTGAAATCTGAACACAGGAGAGCCACCACGTCTGCCCcgttcctccccaccccagggtcACTGCGGCATTGACCATGCCACCAGGGCAGCGTGATCCCCAGGGgtggctgctgctctctgccacAGCTGGGGGGTCTCCCACGGTGGGTTCACTGCGGGACCCCTCCCTCACCGGCCCCAGGAGAGCAGGACCAGAACGACAGCAGAGCAAGGGCTGCAAAGATCAcagctggtttatttttaagttttaaacaCAAGAACAATCCTCGGGGTTTTGGGAAACATCCCTGTGAACCAGGAATGGAGCGaggagccggagcggaggggagctccccacagccgctctccctcccaccacccTCCGGTAAAACCAGCTCCCCCTTCTGCAGCACATACAGGTCTGGGCAGGGCTAAAACTAAAcacccccccttcctcctccatctccaaGAGAGATGGTGGGAGTGTGCCAACATGTCCATACCACCTTGACCCGAGGGCTCAGCACCATCACCAGGACCCCAATGCACTGGCACGgccccccatcacccccccaACCTTGGGTGGCAACAGTGGGTGTCCGGCCGCTCACCCTGGCCCCCCCTCAGCGGCTGAGGGTGGCCGAGTCGTAGCTGTTGATGAAGTCCTCCAGCTCCCGGAGGTGATGGATCCGGCCCTGGCGCAGGTTGGCCCTCAGCGCCAGCCCCAGCGCCGCCTCCATGGAGGgctccttctgcagcagcatGGTGGCCACCACCGCGATGGTCAGGCTGAACTGCTGGTACGACTGCAGGGGAGCAGCACGGGGTCAGCATGGGGCACCCCAAAACCTCCCCGCCAGCAATATGCAGCCCTCCAGGGATATTTTTTGCCCTGGGGCTGGTCCACGAACCCCTGACAGCATCTGTACCCCTGCAGAGCCCTTCTTGCCCACAAACACCTTCCCCTGCAATCACCATCGCCAGGAGGGGTTTCTCCCCAGTGACCCCAAAAATGCCAAATTCATGTCCCCCATCACCTGGCATTGCTCCTGCCCCATGGTTCAAAGGGTCCTCAGGTGAGcctccccaccctgcagccGGCCCCAGATCCCCCGTGCGCTTTGGCCGGGGGCCGCTGAGACTCACCAGCTCGATCTCCTCCTTCCTGGCAAGGACGGCAGCAGAGCGGAGGTCCGCGCCGGCTGGGGAGGACGTCGGGAGCGCggagcagagctggtgctggCTGCCCACAGCCTGGGCAGTGGAAAAGGCGAGGAAGGGTCAGATGCTTCAAAGGGGAGAGGGACTGGGCAAGGCTGGGGCCAAACTGGGGCTGCTGGCACCGACTGCCAGCCAGGAACTGGTCACCTTGCGGGGGGACCCGCTGGGACCTTGGCTCCCCGGGGTGCTAGTTTGCCACCCTTCCCTCTGGTGCGGGAGCTGCCCCTCGCCCCCCTCTCCACCCCAGCCCTCACAGCATCGCTGCCGAGAGCCCCGTTAGCAGATTTCTCTTCCCCATTAGGCAGCAATTAAGCCACTCTGCAGTGCTCTCGTTTGCTTCGTTAAAGCTCGAGTCCCGGGGTTGTTCACGCTCCAGCACGCTCTCAAGCCTCTAGTTATTTTTTTGGCCTTTCTCCCAGCTGTCTCCCATTTATCGGCATCTCCGGCGCAGCCGGCACCAGGGCTGACACGGGCTCTGCCTCCAGACAAAGCAGCGCTTTAACCCCAGCCCGTAATCCTGCAAACGGGGAGGCCGGAGGGATCCCCCTCCACTGCTCCTGGGCTATGGCAGTATCCCTGAGCCCAGGACACCTGCCCCGCGCGGGGACCCGGGGACACCTCAGGGTGAGCACAGGAGTGGAGGCACCCCGACCCCGTACCGGCTCGGTCTCACTGGACCCAGGAGGGTGCTGGGTCCCTGGTGAGGTGTCTGGCGCAGCGCAGACATCGgagccagcctggctgggctGTGCGTCGGGCTCTGAGGTGGCTCCCGGTGGGACCTGCGAGTTTGCGGATGGCTGAGTGCCACCAAGAAGCTGTGGGAGAGAAagtggctggggaaggcaggcagcGGCCGTGCAGGAGTCGGGGGAGCCAGCGCTGCCAGCacacccctgcctgcagcagcggCCTCGGTGGGCTCTCCCCCGGGGGGACACACACCACAGAGTTGCCCACCACGCGCCAAGACCCACCCCGTCATGAGCAGCTTCTGTCTTGGCTTCTCCAGCTCCACTCGGCAGACGCTGCCGTCCTCGGGAACACGGACAGAgctcagcacccacctc carries:
- the PRICKLE4 gene encoding prickle-like protein 4; protein product: MSLPSPAWPQRDEPPPCGTATSLPPASSDSDSGCALEEYLEPPADPTPPEVPVSFGTRSPQPASPADRNRLRDRALLQQLPPQDCDERYCPDLVEEERRQLRAFSARRRREALGQGLACPVPGPCHGCPCKKCGRRLNKGDPGISASRLGDQFWHPSCFSCHFCHQPLVDLIYFQQDGRIYCGRHHAELFRPRCASCDQLIFMEECIEAEGRRWHLEHFCCLECDVPLRGQRYVMKSGRPCCCGCFESLFAEPCQACGDPIGADSEEATHQGLHWHARAACFCCSLCRKPLHGQPLTSRHGRLFCSETCSLGQDTSSTASDSSDSAFASAPSPDSTPLSRAGPGGRTAPGTGSTSAAGGCTQRVEGAEAFLDQASVHPAFRSLEDCGAPAKERSRDAAYAGMLGPPAGHPSDPQPSTEGPNGPGAPNHPVLGGPDPRTPAGHGNPHFRAGTSPARHSPQPEDIDLQDITEEDDSWCPTCSSSSDSDSEEEGFFFGKPIPKPGMSSLGREPLGRAGSRTAKPRGSSKHCSVS